In the genome of Salmo trutta chromosome 39, fSalTru1.1, whole genome shotgun sequence, the window CAGTTTTACATAGGGTGGTAgataggcttaccctggtgtaaCGTTTTGATAACGGTGTAAATCTCTCCAGGACAAGGTGACTTTGAGCAATATATTCGCCAGTATTTACATCCCCAAAAGGAaccgctaattagctgctaatgtggctatcctaaagaactacaaatgccatgatgatctggacaagACTGCCGATTCCAGTCAACGGTAAGGATCTCTGATTTAACTatataatgttagctaaatgtagtaatgaataagtAGACTACATTTATTTAAATGAACAATTCTGttaactgtcttgtgcaagttgtAAATTGACACAACACCTGTCAGCAAAAGTATCAGCTAGAGATTACTTGCAGTGATTTGATGCTAATCAGCGTTTTATAATCTGAGAGGAAATAAAgtcgaatatattgataaaagttacATTGTCCGAGAGAAAtgtacatggttatcaaaacgtcacaccggggtaagcctacacgaaacacagcccttattttaagtgtttataaaatgaatgaaaatgaaaaatgattggaaccatttccctgtttgaccgctaggttttatgacacagtttttgcaaatgtaataaaaaaacttaaatatcacatttacgtaagtattcagaccctttactccggactttgttgaagcacctttggcagccttatcttcttgggtatgacactacaagcttggcatacctgtatttggggagtttctcccattcttctctgcatatcctctcaagctctgtcaggttagatagagaatgtcgctgcacagttattttcaggtctctccagagatgttcaaccCCCCTGTAATTCACATTAGGACAACAAGATTTCACCAAATTATTTTCCCAATTTCCTTTGTGTCATCACAACTTTTGGAGATATTTAAACAAAATTATTTTGTGGTAAATCGATTTTCTTTTTAATTATGGAGAAAAAGTTGTAGATATatttcaattttatttattttatttcacctttatttaaccaggtaggcaagttgagaacaagttctcatttacaattgcgacctggccaagataaagcaaagcagttcgacaacatacaaaaacacagagttacacatagagtaaaacaacatacaatcaataatacagtagacaaaaataagactatatacaatgtgagcaaatgatgtgagataagggaggtaaatgcaaaaaaggccatggtggcaaagtaaataaagtatagcaagtaaaacactggaatggtagatttataatttgaagaaagttcaaagttaaaatgtaaataatatggtgcaaaggagaaaaataataaacaaaataaataaatacagtaggggaagaggtagtagtttgggctaaattatagatgggctatgtacaggtgcagtgatctgggagctgctctgatagctggtgcttaaagctagtgagggagataagtgtttccagtttcagagatttttgtagttcgttccagtcattggcagctgagaactggaaggagagacgaccaaaggaggagttggctttaggggtgaccagagagatatacctgctggagcgcgtgctacaggtgggtgctgctatggtgaccagtgagcggagataaggggggactttacctagcagggttttgtagatgacctggagccaatgtgtttggtgacgattatgaagcgaaggccagccaacgagagcgtacaggtcgcagtggtgggtagtatatggggctttggtgacaaaacggatggcactgtgatagactgcatccagcttgttgagtagggtattggaggctattttgtaaattacatcgccgaagtcgaggattggtaggatggtcagttttacgagagtatgcttggcagcatgagtgaaggatgctttgttgcgaaataggaagccaattctagatttaactttggattggagatgattgatgtgagtctggaaggagagtttacagtctaaccagacacctaggtatttgtagttgtccacaaattctaagtcagaaccgtccagagaagtgatgctggacaggcgggcaggtgcaggcagcgatcggttgaagagcatgcatttagttttacttgtatttaggagcagttggagaccacggaaggagagttgtatggcattgaagctcgtctggagggttgttaacacagtgtccaaagaagggccagaagtatacagaatggtgtcgtctgcgtagaggtggatcagagattcaccagcagcaagagcgacatcattgatgtagacagaaaaaagagttggcccaagaattgaaccctgtggtacccctatagagactgccagaggtccggacagcaggccctccgatttgacacactgaactctatcagagaagtagttggtgaaccaggcgacgcaatcgtttgagaaaccaaggctactgagtctgccgatgaggatgtggtgattaacagagtcaaaagctttggccaggtcaatgaatacggcagcacagtattgtttcttatcgatggcggttacgatgtcgtttaggaccttgagcgtggctgaggtgcacccatgaccagctctgaaaccagattgcatagcggagagggtgcggtgggattcgaaatggtcggtaatctgtttgttgacttggctttcgaagaccttagaaaggcagggtagaatggatataggtctgtagcaatttgggtcaagagtgtcacctcctttgaagagggggatgacagcagctgctttccaatctatgggaatctcagacgacacgaaagtgaggttgaacaggctagtaataggggttgcaataatttcggcagataattttagaaagaaagggtccagattgtcaagcccagctgatttgtaggggtccagattttgcagctctttcagaacatcagctgaatggatttgggagaaggagaaatgggggaggcttgggcgagtagctgtggggggtgcagtgctgttgaatgcagtaggggtagttaggtggaaagcatggccagccgtagaaaaatgcttattgaaattctcaattatagtgggcttatcggtggtgacagagtttcctatcctcagtgcagtgggcagttgggaggaggtgttcttattctccatggactttacagtgtcccagaactttttagagtttgagttgcaggtaGCAAatctctgtttgaaaaagctagccttggtgtttctaactgcctgtgtgtattggtttctaacttctctgaaaagttgcatattgcgggggcagttcgatgctaatgcagaacgccacaggatatttttgtgttggttaagggcagtcaggtctggggagaaccaaggactatatctgttcctggttctaaatttcttgaaaggggcatgcttatttaagatggtgaggaaggcatttttttaaaataaccaggcatcctctactgaagggatgaggtcaatatccttccaggataccagggccaggtcgattagaaaggcttgctcgttgaaatgtttcagggagcgtttgacagtgatgagtggaggtcgtttgaccgctgacccattacggatgcaggcaataaggcagtgatcgctgagatcttggttgaaaacagcagaggtgtatttagagggcatgttggttaggatgatatctaactggctttggggttgtacctggtgggttcattaataatttgtgtgagattgagggcatcaagcttggattgtaggatggctggggtgttaagcatgtcccattttaggtcacctagtagcacgagctctgaagatagatggggggcaatcagttcacatatggtgtccagagcacagctaggggccgaggggggtctatagcaggcggcgacggtgagagacttgtttttggagaggtggatttttaaaagtagaagttcaaattgtttgggtacagacctggatagcaggacagagctctgcaggctatctctgcagtagattgcatcaccgccccctttggtcgttctatcttgtctgaaaacgttgtagttagggatgaagatttcagagtttttggtggacttcctaagccaagattcagacacagctaggacatccgggttggcagagtgtgctaaagcagtgaataaaacaaacttaggggggaggcttctaatgttaacatgcatgaaaccaaggctattacggttacagaagtcatcaaaagagagcgcctggggagtaggagtggagccaggcactgcagggcctggattcacctctacatccccagaggagcagagaagaatgagtatgagggtacggctaaaagctataagaattggttgtctgtgacgtccagaatagagagaaaaaggagcaggtttctgggggcgataaaatagcttcaaggtataatgtacagacaaaggtatggtgggatgtgaatacagaggaggtgaacctaggcatttagtgatgatgagagagatattgtctctagaaacatcattgaaaccagaagatgtcatagcatgtgtgggtggaggaactgagaggttggataaggtataatgagcagggctagaggctctacagtgaaataagccaataaacactaaccagaacagcaatggacattgcATATTGACATTGAGGAGAGGCAATGAAGTTAGATCTATAATAGTTTTTTAAACATACAAGTAGGAAAGCCTTAAGATAAATAATAACTTGTTTAGAGAGAAACATTTGGATCATTTTTGAGTAAAGTTGTAATATGTTGGATGAGTGTGTTGGGGGCAACTCGCCCTACTTGGGGGTAACTGGCCCCTGGGGGCTAGTTATCCCTTAATGGCTATGAATGTGTTTCGACCTGTCATTTAGACAAtaactgtgttcgaatactcatactaaccgtactatttgggatgtgaattgagtatatagtattcTTATtcgtcatagtatggatatagttaaagtagtgacttttcaaataagttaccttacacgttatatTAGCTGACAATtcgttagctacgctgtccttacgaaccacatagcgtatcattacagcagtatgtaccggtatgttcttagctagctacctaacattagTTGGCAAAATATACATCCAACTTGCCAGTacattaactataggctatctaactaactacccaacgtttattgacttgattatttctgtcattcttagcttagctaaatggtatagtcgttgtgcaaTCTCAATGTACATTCGGGTTCTTTCataaatttgctctggctatctacacCGATTTCAgagctatctactccgatttttTCTCATCTGAGTGTACCAGAACGCAGAATAATGAACTTACGagcgctcaacacccattgaatatggccggtgtcagtaaacgtctgcaaaaaaataaattgttgccagcagcacagttacagtcaccaacgctctggataacatgaaaactgcctaaccagctctgctagggcgagtaaaatggtcagagtggtctcatttgtgtctggaagtagctagcaagctagccaatgttagcttggGTGTTTGAATTTTGTTGTAAGGTCAAAATGCTCAAATCAACCTTATTCCTCAGCACgagtgtccagtgtgcgctctgcatttacaaacggacaatctggcaacgctctgaatttacgagcgcactctggcactccagattgaatttaagaacacacccaaagtcgtaaaatgtctaactagtaatttgttatgctaactagctagacaTGCGAagagctagtacgctcaactgagaGCATACTGttcatttacagtatactaaaattaactaatagtatgtagtatatactcattaagtacgtAGTACACAGTATGTTAGTATTCGAACACAGTATGTTAGTATTCGAACACAGTTAATGACTATCCCAGTTAGCACTAGTTTAttctaacttgctagctagcaacttcacTAGCAGTaaatgctagctagttagcaaaaGCTGCTAGGAGTGCTAGCTAGCAACCTTACTACCAGATCGTCTGaggtaaaatacattaaaaagatAACATAACTTAATTGCAGTTGTAAATGCTTGCATTAGTGACTGACAGCTTTAGAGTTAATGTTACTTTATAGCCTTTTAGATATTTTACACAGCATTTTATGtcatgtagctagatagctagctaagtgtttgagagagcttttaaATTGGCATCTCTCCCCCTATTTCAGTGGGGACTAGATTAGGTCTGAGCAGTGCAGGAGGTGGGCTCATGAGTTGTGCTCCAATTTTACTGGGGATTGCTTTATTTTTGACCTATATTCAAACTAGAATTGTGCAATAGCAGAGCATAAGAGAGTTGCCACATCAATGTTACACTGAATTAATTAGTTAAGTTATTGTTGTAAAATGTTATATTCCAGTGTTATTTAATGTTCTATTCCATTCCAATTTGTTTCATGAATTTAAAACAACTATTGAAAAACTTTTGCTCCTGAATGTCATTTTAAAGACTGCTGGGATTTTAAATCTTGCATTATTCAAATAATATTTAGTGCAATTGTACATAATGGATTGTATGGAAAAGGAACCACAAAGAAAGTACAATGAAATTAATGTGCAGGTAGTGCTGATATTAATGGTGACGTGCAATCCCCCCCACATATTGTATTTATATAATTAAAATAAGACAACTAGACTTAGCTTTGAAGTATTACTTACTAAATCATTTCTAAATAAAACTGATAAAATAGATTAACACACCTGTGTGAAACCCTATGCCATAGTCTTCTACCGGGGTAACTGTAGCCATTTAATCTACATACCATTTTCCCAAACGCTGCTTTTTTGTGTCAGTAATTCCCACCTTGTACCCTACCTTGTGACAATGTAGGACTACTGAAATCATTTGTAACACATTTTTGTTAGTCAAGGTGCAAGCATGCTTCCCATCCGAAAGAGTTTGGAagaattatgtgcatatattatgatgacattttgtgacctATGTTTGTAAATGCAGAAAGGGGTCTATGGCGTCTCAAAGTGGACATACAGCTGACgcttttttctcattttttaAGCAAAGGTCTTTAATAAGGGAGTATGAGAGCAGACTCGTTAGGTTCACCTAGCCTCCTTAAGAGATGACAAAAGCAGTTTTctttataaaataaatgaatCTTTATTGATAGCACATGCTTAGGGCAAATGCACCTCTAACTAAATGAAACTCCAATGGAACTccaattaaagggatagttcaatcAAATTACAAATGTACAGACTGTTTTCTTCACCCTGTATACAATCCAAATAATGTGCACGTCAACAGTGAAGTTCTGAAGATTGAGGACTTTCAGTACAGCAGTGTTCCCCAATCCTTGTCCAAAAGGGGTGTACATGTgtgtttttgccctagcattcACATACCTTATTCAATTCAAAGGCTTGAGTTGCTTAGTTGAACCCAGTGTGTGAGTGTTATGGCAAAAACAAAAAACGCACCTCTTTGGTCCCCTGGACCAGGATTAGGAAACACTGCAGTACATAGCAGTACATTTTTAAACATCCCTTTCATAGCACTTACCGGTCCATTACAAGAGTAGTTCACTATTTGAAGGCCTGTATGTAAGATTACTAGGTTTGTATTCAGGGGACTAGGTATGTACTCAAGATTCGATGGTGTGTACTCAGGAGATTAATGATTGATCTTAGCAGCGCCATTCTTCCACCTTCACTTCATTGTGCTGTGGTTCTTCAATGTTTTcctgattttttttaaaaaaaaattgggggggggggggttgttgatTTTTTTGTTTAATTAACCTGGGTTAATGGAAACCTGTCTAAATGGAAACCTGTCtactgatgccatctctggatcctgcagtgcaaactaggctccactgtcacaatcaggacccagtgactgtaggtttggagtgtggaaggagagaggcaggctgggtcTGTCCTCACTGTTAATCTGTCAACCCTGGATAGGAACCCAGTTCTAAATAGAAGTCTGAGATCAACTTCCTGGTCCTCCCCTGTGCATGCTACATCCCCTCCCATTGTTACTGTGTGTATGAAAACATTTTGAACAATGGCTGCCTAAAATGCTGTGGTGCTGACTAACACAATAGGAAAGTTTGTGGTAGATGTGGACCATCACAGGTGAGTTCAcagctctttcactctgaacATTCATATCAATGACTCACCCTCAAATGGACCATCAATACCAGAGTTCTACAAGACTATTTACATAATCAACTGGGCATTTCAACAGTCTGACCCTCAATATAGTACTGgggatacagtatattaaactCTAACAATGGGGTGTTGAAAGCGTTTACAAGTTGGAAGGCCACCTCAATTCAAGAATGTATGACCCAAACAACAGTGTCACTATTGTTTGATCACCTCACCAGACCTCCATTTTGGTTGATCCCTGTTTTACTAATCTATCCTCTATCCTTATGGAGCCATATTGAAATAACATTGTGCAATCAAACCAAGTGTATTCATCATTTTGTTAAATTAAAAgtacttaaaacctgtttgggatagggggcagtattttcacggccggataaaaaacgtacccgatttaatctggttactactcctacccagaaactagaatatgcatataattaatagatttggatagaaaacactctaaagtttctaaaactgtttgaatggtgtctgtgagtataacagaactcatatggcaggccaaaacctgagaagattccatacaggaagtgccctgtctgacaatttgttctccttctggggcatctctatcaaaaatacagcatctctgctgtaacgtgacattttctaaggctttcattggctctcagaaggcgccagaaagtggaatgacgtctctgcagtctctgggcgaaaaacagcaggagtttttgtgagtggtcaggcagggaacaatgacactggagtgcgcttccacgagaggactccatgtttttctttcagtgtttgaatgaaaataacgtcgcccggttggaatattagcgctattttacgagaaaaatagcataaaaattgattttaaacagcgtttgacatgcttcgaagtacggtaatggaatatttagattttttttttgtcacgaaacgcacctgcgcgtcaccctttggatagtgacctcaacgcacgaacaaaacagagctatttcaatataactatgattatgtcgaaccaaaacaacatttgttgttgaagtagaagtcctgggagtgcattctgatgaagaacagcaaaggtagtCCAATTTTTcctatagtaattctgagtttagtcagcaccaaacttggtgggtgtcaaattagctagcctgtgatggccgggctatctactcagaatattgcaaaatgtgctttcgccgaaaaactattttaaaatgtgacaccgcgattgcataaaggagttctgtatctataattctttaaaaaattatgtttttttgtaaacgtttatcgtgagtaatttagtaaattcaccggaagtttgcggtgggtatgctagttctgaacatcacatgctaatataaaaagctgttttttgatataaatatgaacttgattgaacaaaacatgcatgtattgtataacataatgtcctaggagtgtcatctgatgaagatcatcaaaggttagtgctgcatttagctgtggttttggtttttgtgacatatatgcttgctttgaaaatggctgtgtgattatttttggcagggtactctcctgacataatctaatgttttgctttcgctgtaaagcctttttgaaattggacaatgtggttagattaacgagagtcttgtctttaaaatggtgtaaaatagtcatatgtttgagaaattgaagttatagcatttttaaggtatttgtatttcgcgccacgctctccCATTGGATATTGATGTCCCTAAcaggttattacattttttttaattgtgtGCTCTCACTGAGTGCAAAAAGCAGGGAGGGAGGAGCCCTCCAAACAGTAATCTTTGCCTCTctgtcatgttgtcaacaaggcagctaGGTGCATCAACCAGAAACATGCATTTCTTTTCCATAGAAAAAAGGTTACATGttcaaactatactgaacaaaaatataaacgcaacatgtaaagatgtaaagaaatgttccacatgcacaaaaagcttatttctctcaaattttgtgcacaaatttgtttacatccctgtttagtgagcatttctccttcgccaagataatccatccacctgacaggtgtggcatatcaagaagctgattaaacagcatgatcattacacaggtgaaccttgtaaACAGCAGGGGACCCTACAGATTTGACTGATTTTAATATAACTGAAATAACAGTTTGATACATGGAACTAGGAAGCACTGAATTAAGTGGCATATGTGTTGTCATGTGTAAACACGAGAGCTACTTTGTCCCAAAATGCTAAATAGAATTCTAAGAATTCTTTAATTCTAATTCCCCAATAGTAAGTGGGCCATTCTGTAATTGTTGTGGTAATGCTGTCCCTGGACTGTGGCACCTTAGAAAACTATTCAAAATGAATAcagacaaatacatttttcattttatttaactgGTTTTACATAAGGAAACAAATGTAAGTCCTTTATACTGATTAACATATTTGTATGCATTGTAGAAAAATACAGGTGGCTAGCAAAATGGCTTGTCCCTGTGGTGATGTGTAAAGGTGTAGTGACATGTTTTTGAGTAGatcaatgtaaatatattttgaatgccatgatttaaacaaaaacattgtattttctgTAAAGATAACCCAGAGGTTGACCAGCAAAAATGCATGtacaacatttatttttcattagtaattcaattacattcattGCAGTTATCCAAATACATTAATCATCAATGACTAAAATAGTAAATCTAGTTTTAAAAGACAATTTAATAAACACATGTATTTGTTTTATAACCTGTGTATCATTAAACAAAAGCCATTTAGTAGAAATAAGTATCCACCCAAACTAATGGtgaaaactgatcatcacaccatctctatctgatacatgttgtgtctactaactcattcccacagagaactgatcatcacaccatctctatctgatacatgttgtgtctactagctcattcccacagaaaactgatcATCTCTATCTGacacatgttgtgtctactagctcattcccacagaaaactgatcatctctatctgatacatgttgtgtctactagctcattcccacagaaaactgcaGAAGGAAGCAGTGCCACCCAGTCAACCATCACACTCCATTGTTTTAACAAGAGATCACTCAGAGGGTTTTCAACGCTAAGGGCAAATCCAAGGTAATCTCAATATCTTTACAGTAGAAGCTAACAAAACACACCAGAACTGACAAGGTGAATACTGATCACTAAAGTAAAGAGAGGCTAACATTCTATAACGCTCCTTTTCCTCTGTAAAGTTCTCACAGTGAGAAACAATAGGATTACAATAGTGTGTTACTCTCTTAATGTTATCAAATGCACTCTTACCACTTCCTTTATGAGATGAGAATGAAGTGATGGAGTGACTTTAATCTTAACTGGCCTGAGAGAACTGATGAGGCTTCTTTCCTTTATGTATACGTTGGTGTGTTATTAAGTTGCTCTGttgagagaaactcttcccacagtcagagcaggagtaaggtttctctcctgtgtgtgttctctggtgaactttTAGCTCAGATGATGTTGTGAAGCACTTCACACAGTCAGAGCAtgagaaaggcttctctcctgtatgtataagTTTGTGTGTTTTTAAGTTGCTCTGttgagagaaactcttcccacagtcagagcagcagtaaggcttctctcctgtgtgtgttctctggtgaactttTACCTCAGCTGATGTTGTGAAGtacttcccacagtcagagcaggagtaaggcttctctgcTTTATGTATATGTTGGTGTGATTTTAAGCTGCTTTGAtgagagaaactcttcccacagtcagagcaggagtaaggcttctctcctgtgtgtatacgttggTGTGACTTTAAGCTGCTCTGTTGAGAGAAACTcatcccacagtcagagcagtagtaaggcttctctcctgtgtgtgttctctgatgaacttttaacTCAAATGATGCtgtgaagcattttccacagtcagagcagtagtaaggcttctctcctgtgtgtatatgtttgtgcGAGTTTAAGCTGCTCTGttgagagaaactcttcccacagtcagagcaggagtaaggcttctctcctgtgtgtatacgttggTGTCTTTTTAAGTGACCCAATCctgagaaactcttcccacagtcagagcaggagtaaggcttctctccagtgtgcactctctgatgaactgtcagAGCCCTTGATGTTGTGAAGCGCGTCCCACAGTCAGTGCAggaataaggcttctctcctgtgtgtatttgtaggtgtatttttagctttgatagaaatgggaaaatctcctcacaatgtgggcagtggtgagacctcttagctctatgatcttcctgctgttgctctctggatgtagaTAATGTATCAACAtggtctcctgtgtgaacaacatcaGAAGAACCAGTCAGTTGGTGTGATATACATGTCAAATGTATACATgccatatcatcctccactcattatcacaagggttagtaactaccaGGGTTGGGGTCGATTAAATTTTTAATTACAGTCAATTCAAATGAACCAAATTTCTATTTCAAATGTTCCT includes:
- the LOC115179212 gene encoding gastrula zinc finger protein XlCGF17.1-like: MSASMSRHMQPFPFLSKLKIHLQIHTGEKPYSCTDCGTRFTTSRALTVHQRVHTGEKPYSCSDCGKSFSGLGHLKRHQRIHTGEKPYSCSDCGKSFSQQSSLNSHKHIHTGEKPYYCSDCGKCFTASFELKVHQRTHTGEKPYYCSDCGMSFSQQSSLKSHQRIHTGEKPYSCSDCGKSFSHQSSLKSHQHIHKAEKPYSCSDCGKYFTTSAEVKVHQRTHTGEKPYCCSDCGKSFSQQSNLKTHKLIHTGEKPFSCSDCVKCFTTSSELKVHQRTHTGEKPYSCSDCGKSFSQQSNLITHQRIHKGKKPHQFSQAS